A single window of Dermacentor albipictus isolate Rhodes 1998 colony chromosome 1, USDA_Dalb.pri_finalv2, whole genome shotgun sequence DNA harbors:
- the LOC139059041 gene encoding probable G-protein coupled receptor B0563.6 has protein sequence MAVCPNYNTPAAVVANDSTAASSSAPWTEAQTPTDERAVVQLKEDIALLKFIAYGVISFVIIALGIIGNLINLVVLTRPNLKGVTFVYLTWLATSDLLTLVVAVFSMLRLHGIQPRSYPAAFYYAHVEMPLVNALMASSVFIVLAVTMDRYWSVCRPTRYREFHNARRAKLAILSAFAGAALLYIPVAFQKMPVPFWDEQLNKTQYMPCDNVAVTQKWAFKAYLIFKEVLVRLGPVIVVSTLNTTIIITFRKVMRKRHLLTNSATRDSGKYLEEKRLVMLLAAIVIMFCVCMTPAAILTMLISDDKELNYGFQLFRAFANDMEMANFAMNFYVYCLCSTEIRETFFRLFRFSRPPSTDVSYVISSKTAVDGSTRL, from the coding sequence ATGGCCGTGTGCCCAAACTACAACACACCAGCTGCAGTCGTGGCCAATGACTCGACGGCGGCGTCATCCTCTGCTCCCTGGACCGAAGCGCAGACGCCCACAGACGAGCGTGCTGTGGTGCAGCTGAAGGAGGATATCGCGCTGCTAAAGTTCATCGCCTATGGTGTCATCTCATTCGTGATAATTGCGCTGGGCATCATCGGCAACTTGATCAACCTGGTGGTGCTGACACGGCCCAACCTGAAGGGCGTCACCTTCGTATACCTCACATGGCTGGCCACGTCCGACCTGCTGACGCTCGTGGTGGCCGTGTTCTCCATGCTGCGCCTGCACGGCATCCAGCCGCGCTCCTACCCGGCCGCTTTCTACTATGCGCACGTCGAGATGCCACTCGTCAACGCGCTCATGGCCAGCAGTGTGTTCATCGTGCTGGCCGTCACTATGGATCGGTACTGGTCCGTGTGCCGGCCAACGCGCTACCGCGAGTTCCACAACGCGCGGCGTGCCAAGCTGGCCATCTTGAGCGCCTTCGCGGGTGCCGCGCTGCTCTACATACCCGTCGCTTTCCAGAAGATGCCGGTGCCCTTCTGGGACGAGCAACTGAACAAGACCCAGTACATGCCATGCGACAACGTGGCTGTCACGCAAAAATGGGCCTTCAAGGCGTACCTGATCTTCAAGGAAGTGTTGGTGCGCCTCGGGCCCGTGATCGTTGTCTCAACGCTCAATACCACAATCATCATCACGTTCCGTAAGGTGATGCGTAAACGACATCTGCTCACGAATAGCGCCACTCGCGATTCAGGAAAGTACCTCGAGGAGAAACGGCTCGTCATGCTGCTAGCAGCTATCGTTATCATGTTCTGCGTCTGTATGACCCCCGCCGCTATTCTCACCATGCTTATCAGCGACGACAAAGAGCTCAATTATGGATTTCAGCTCTTCAGGGCATTCGCCAACGACATGGAGATGGCTAATTTTGCCATGAACTTTTATGTATACTGTTTGTGCAGCACCGAGATTCGAGAGACTTTCTTCCGTCTATTCCGTTTCTCGAGACCGCCTTCGACGGACGTCAGTTACGTCATCAGCAGCAAAACAGCCGTGGACGGCAGCACGCGGCTGTAA